In Limnochordia bacterium, one genomic interval encodes:
- a CDS encoding efflux RND transporter permease subunit — protein MNKEARANTVDVARKVQEAVASLQDMYAGQCQLSIVTDNSVFIEMSVDTVTSNAVVGGILAVLVLLLFLRNIGTTLIISVAIPISIIATFTLIYFNNMTLNLMSLGGLALGIGMLVDNAIVVIENIYRHVSEDSTPRVAAVKGTEQVSMAITASTLTTLAVFLPVVFIKGIASEIFTDLSLTITFSLASSLLVSLTLVPMLASRLLRATPHTDKAGGFWSTITGFLPRVIKVGSEKYARSLERLLKRRWMVVSVAVVLLLVSLGVFRTIGREFLPQMDEGTVLLQIQMPKGTTLEETNLVVMELERDLMNLEYITTVFAQVGSNVGGDNAKISAQLVPHDKRKITTAMAMEDIRLIAKDYPQAEITVAGVPVFGDMGIGETPFKVNLQGDDLDQLEDYALVLAEHLQEIRGLRDIRTSIEEPRIEAQVQVKRDKASTYGLSIYQIAASIRTAIHGQVATRYRSDGREIDVLVKLEDQPELGLGAIGDVPISTPLGTTVLLKEVADMNMVESVDRIDRQDQSRQISVQAQVANRSLSNIVAEAEKIIAELELPNEIDVVFGGDTQWMNEALGDLAKSLVLAVCLVYMIIASQFESLWQPLVILLSIPFAFVGVAWALFLTGKTINISSMIGVILLAGIVVNNGIVLIDYINQLRQEGHTREAAVILAGKTRLRPILMTTLTTVLGLLPLAVKTGAGGELESPMAIVAIGGLTVSTLLTLFLIPTMYTIMDDFVHNLVGLFPTRNKETISKEVHS, from the coding sequence ATTAATAAGGAAGCTCGGGCAAACACAGTGGATGTCGCTCGCAAGGTGCAGGAAGCCGTCGCCTCCTTACAGGATATGTATGCTGGCCAATGCCAGCTATCCATCGTCACGGATAACTCGGTATTCATAGAAATGTCCGTAGATACCGTTACCTCCAATGCAGTGGTTGGAGGCATTTTGGCGGTATTGGTGTTATTGCTTTTCTTAAGGAACATCGGTACCACCTTGATCATTTCTGTGGCAATCCCCATATCCATTATTGCGACATTTACCCTTATCTACTTTAATAACATGACCTTAAACTTAATGTCCTTAGGGGGGTTGGCCCTGGGAATCGGTATGCTAGTGGATAATGCCATTGTAGTCATTGAAAATATCTACCGTCACGTCAGTGAAGATAGTACCCCAAGGGTCGCTGCAGTCAAGGGAACAGAGCAAGTATCCATGGCAATTACCGCATCAACCCTGACAACTTTGGCTGTCTTTTTGCCTGTGGTATTTATTAAGGGAATTGCCTCTGAGATCTTCACCGACTTGTCCCTAACGATCACCTTCTCCTTGGCCTCATCACTATTAGTGTCGTTAACCTTAGTTCCCATGTTGGCCTCACGGCTCCTAAGAGCAACACCACACACAGACAAAGCTGGAGGTTTCTGGTCAACTATTACAGGTTTTCTACCCCGGGTAATTAAGGTAGGCTCTGAGAAATATGCAAGATCCCTGGAGCGTCTACTGAAGAGACGCTGGATGGTAGTTAGTGTCGCGGTTGTCCTTCTTTTGGTGAGTCTTGGCGTCTTTCGAACCATTGGCCGGGAATTCTTGCCTCAGATGGATGAGGGGACAGTCCTGCTTCAAATACAAATGCCCAAAGGTACCACCCTAGAGGAGACTAATCTGGTTGTGATGGAATTAGAGAGGGATCTTATGAACCTTGAGTACATCACCACTGTATTCGCCCAGGTTGGCTCCAACGTTGGGGGAGACAATGCAAAGATATCAGCACAGCTGGTTCCCCATGACAAACGAAAGATCACCACAGCCATGGCTATGGAAGATATCCGCTTGATTGCCAAGGACTATCCCCAAGCTGAGATTACGGTTGCCGGGGTGCCGGTCTTTGGGGATATGGGAATCGGGGAGACTCCCTTCAAGGTGAATCTCCAGGGAGATGATCTCGATCAGTTGGAGGATTATGCCTTAGTCCTTGCCGAGCACTTGCAAGAGATTCGAGGTCTAAGGGACATCAGGACCAGTATTGAGGAGCCACGAATTGAGGCCCAGGTACAGGTAAAGCGGGATAAAGCTTCTACCTATGGCCTATCGATCTATCAGATTGCGGCCTCGATCCGAACAGCAATCCATGGTCAAGTTGCAACCCGCTACCGGTCCGATGGAAGGGAAATCGATGTCCTGGTGAAGCTGGAAGATCAGCCTGAATTGGGGCTCGGGGCAATTGGGGATGTTCCCATTTCCACACCTTTGGGTACCACAGTCTTACTTAAGGAAGTTGCAGACATGAACATGGTTGAAAGCGTCGATAGGATTGATCGTCAGGATCAAAGTAGACAGATTTCCGTACAGGCTCAAGTTGCCAATCGCAGTCTTAGCAACATTGTCGCCGAGGCAGAGAAGATTATCGCCGAACTGGAGTTACCCAACGAAATAGACGTAGTCTTTGGCGGAGACACCCAATGGATGAATGAGGCCCTTGGGGATCTGGCGAAATCCTTGGTTTTGGCAGTATGCCTGGTATACATGATTATTGCCTCCCAATTTGAATCACTATGGCAGCCTTTGGTTATCCTCTTAAGCATTCCCTTTGCCTTTGTAGGGGTGGCATGGGCCCTGTTCTTAACAGGAAAAACGATCAACATATCGTCAATGATCGGTGTAATCTTGCTGGCGGGTATCGTAGTCAACAACGGGATTGTCTTGATCGACTATATCAACCAGTTGCGCCAAGAGGGGCATACAAGGGAGGCTGCTGTAATCCTAGCAGGGAAAACAAGGTTACGTCCGATTCTTATGACTACGTTAACTACGGTCCTTGGGCTTCTGCCCTTGGCAGTAAAAACCGGTGCCGGGGGCGAATTGGAGTCACCCATGGCGATTGTAGCAATCGGGGGACTTACTGTGTCGACCCTGTTAACACTCTTCCTGATTCCAACAATGTATACGATCATGGACGATTTCGTTCATAATCTAGTGGGACTTTTCCCCACTAGAAACAAGGAAACAATTAGCAAGGAGGTCCACTCATGA
- a CDS encoding TetR/AcrR family transcriptional regulator: protein MINDLQKEKWYRILDAAQSVFAQKGFHYSTVEEIAEKAGVGKGTVYLYFRSKEEILNCLITTRMNDLNEKIQATTLQGTNTLDRIRRAITACFEFCHEYREFVILLYGQLGLLAEYIPNDDQLVGDSILLVEEIMEHAAEDEIRWRCDTGILSAALRGILRTTLLEWAINRNTEPPQKAADEIFRLFCYGAVASVKDE from the coding sequence TTGATTAACGATCTCCAAAAAGAAAAATGGTACCGCATTTTGGACGCAGCCCAAAGCGTCTTCGCCCAGAAGGGATTCCACTATTCCACTGTGGAAGAAATCGCAGAAAAGGCTGGCGTGGGGAAGGGTACGGTATATCTTTACTTTCGAAGCAAGGAGGAAATCCTCAACTGCCTGATCACCACCCGCATGAATGATTTGAACGAGAAAATCCAGGCAACCACCCTACAAGGCACGAATACCCTTGATAGAATACGTAGGGCAATCACAGCTTGCTTTGAGTTCTGCCATGAATACCGGGAATTTGTCATTCTGCTCTACGGCCAATTGGGACTACTAGCTGAGTACATACCAAATGATGATCAGTTAGTGGGGGATTCCATATTGCTGGTGGAGGAAATCATGGAGCACGCCGCGGAAGATGAGATCAGATGGAGATGTGATACTGGTATTCTCTCCGCTGCCCTTAGGGGGATACTGCGCACAACCCTACTGGAATGGGCCATCAACCGAAACACCGAGCCTCCTCAGAAGGCTGCCGATGAGATTTTCAGACTGTTTTGTTACGGTGCAGTCGCATCGGTAAAAGATGAGTAG
- a CDS encoding TolC family protein, translating to MNKRILVISATLIFLLGSSLGFAKEEHVTLEKATAVALENSLSLIAAQLELDDARLALDQARAENLVKPNPANLIQAEYNYDIARRKLLMTEFEVAMEVKQDYYTVLKAQDMVELTTKALELSERQLTVAKSKFAAGTGTQSEVINSVGAVAKSKANLAEAEGGYQLALLKFRQTLGVSLDAVYLPGALPTTEFEAYLPNLERDLDFALNNRVEVIQVNAGILAAQTQIEAFTNDYTPELALRRATVALRTTENMAKQLRYGITLELRQNYINLQTAQRKLEAEQESVKEAKENQRIAQRLLEANMATHDQVLASEVGLLQATINARHALYDYDLGVLKYQKAAAYPLKTLTDQEKEH from the coding sequence ATGAACAAACGTATCTTAGTCATATCTGCCACTTTGATCTTTTTGCTGGGTTCATCCCTGGGTTTCGCCAAAGAAGAGCATGTTACCCTGGAGAAAGCAACAGCCGTCGCCTTGGAAAACAGTCTTTCATTAATCGCTGCCCAACTGGAGCTGGACGATGCAAGGTTAGCGTTGGATCAGGCCCGAGCAGAGAATCTGGTAAAACCGAACCCGGCCAATCTGATCCAGGCCGAGTATAATTACGACATCGCGCGACGAAAACTGTTGATGACTGAGTTTGAAGTAGCTATGGAAGTAAAACAAGACTATTACACTGTCCTTAAGGCGCAGGATATGGTTGAGCTGACTACGAAAGCCCTAGAGCTTAGCGAACGACAACTAACCGTTGCCAAAAGTAAGTTCGCGGCCGGAACGGGAACCCAAAGTGAAGTAATCAACAGCGTCGGGGCCGTGGCAAAGTCGAAAGCCAATCTCGCCGAAGCAGAGGGAGGTTACCAACTGGCTTTACTCAAATTCCGTCAAACACTGGGTGTATCGTTGGATGCCGTGTATCTCCCTGGGGCTTTGCCTACCACGGAATTTGAAGCATATTTGCCTAATCTGGAACGGGATTTGGACTTTGCCCTGAACAATCGTGTCGAGGTTATCCAGGTAAACGCAGGTATCCTGGCTGCCCAAACCCAAATCGAAGCCTTTACTAATGACTACACCCCTGAACTAGCCCTACGAAGGGCAACCGTGGCCCTAAGAACCACCGAAAACATGGCCAAGCAGCTACGATATGGAATCACCCTAGAGCTGCGTCAAAACTATATCAATCTACAGACAGCTCAGCGGAAGTTGGAGGCAGAACAAGAAAGCGTCAAGGAAGCAAAGGAAAACCAACGCATCGCCCAAAGACTCCTGGAAGCAAACATGGCCACCCATGATCAGGTCCTCGCCAGTGAAGTAGGTCTACTACAGGCAACGATTAACGCCCGTCATGCTCTTTATGATTACGACCTTGGTGTTCTGAAGTACCAAAAGGCAGCAGCATATCCGCTTAAGACCCTCACTGACCAGGAAAAGGAGCACTAG
- a CDS encoding TolC family protein yields the protein MRRKTTNLCLIVLLCTIVQIAQASEHPLCLGDAIDLVLTNHPSIKEKNADVAQMTTVIEQIEAGLGWRVDANADVAAEKASKLVQLPYKVNNEESVPEQVNTYIGTVAISRSLFPSPATKAQSTQAQLGKEGALWQLRLTQSNLIVDVVQSYYNVFRAKDALVLTQQALSNAKTAVQVAEDKRKAKTATERDVLLAKTEYLECQAGVTAAEHALDLALRQFTSLIGKPGLTLADIKSPGISIEAAKDPSPWQWTLDRAIEAALKHRPEINLAKIAISAKEQDLLNAKAQSRPTANLAASYQWGEQKQQVTSSIDSSGRFITALSKWDTNLPPLEPRELTDDEWSKIEESWEELFGPDFEWQPNREQINRLMNAGMEEIQPTEDNWNIAFKINLNIFDSGLVRKGVEKAQQEKEKAKANYELIAQLIELEVSASYNDLLQAHNRIQTVSSQLHQAQALYEDSLATKAYSALTPLEEKRLETLVLSEENALKQAYYDHEIAKVKLGTAMGLDPEWLLSVLAF from the coding sequence ATGAGAAGAAAAACAACGAATCTGTGCTTGATTGTCTTACTGTGCACCATCGTACAAATTGCTCAGGCCAGTGAGCATCCCCTTTGCTTAGGGGATGCCATTGATCTTGTGCTCACAAACCACCCGAGCATCAAAGAGAAGAATGCAGATGTTGCCCAGATGACCACAGTGATTGAGCAAATCGAAGCAGGTCTTGGTTGGCGGGTTGATGCCAATGCTGATGTGGCTGCAGAAAAAGCTTCTAAGCTGGTGCAGTTACCATATAAGGTAAACAATGAGGAATCTGTACCGGAACAAGTAAACACCTATATAGGCACTGTAGCCATCAGCCGCAGCCTTTTTCCTTCACCTGCCACAAAGGCACAAAGTACGCAAGCCCAACTGGGTAAAGAAGGAGCCCTGTGGCAGTTGAGGTTAACCCAAAGCAACCTCATCGTCGATGTTGTGCAATCATACTACAATGTCTTCCGGGCCAAGGATGCCTTAGTCCTTACGCAACAGGCCTTAAGTAATGCAAAGACGGCAGTACAGGTAGCCGAAGACAAACGAAAAGCAAAAACAGCCACAGAACGAGACGTCCTGCTGGCTAAAACCGAGTATCTCGAATGTCAGGCTGGGGTAACCGCCGCCGAACATGCGTTGGATCTGGCGCTGCGGCAGTTCACCAGTCTCATTGGAAAACCCGGTCTGACACTAGCGGACATCAAGTCACCTGGGATATCCATCGAAGCTGCAAAAGATCCGTCTCCGTGGCAATGGACATTAGATCGAGCTATTGAAGCAGCATTGAAGCACCGTCCTGAGATCAATCTTGCCAAAATCGCAATATCCGCTAAGGAACAGGATCTGCTCAACGCCAAAGCGCAAAGCAGACCCACGGCGAACCTAGCGGCGTCATACCAGTGGGGAGAGCAAAAGCAGCAGGTAACATCCAGCATTGATTCCAGCGGCCGCTTTATAACAGCACTATCCAAATGGGATACAAATCTGCCCCCCCTAGAGCCTAGGGAATTGACCGACGACGAATGGAGCAAAATTGAGGAATCCTGGGAAGAACTCTTTGGACCAGATTTTGAATGGCAGCCCAATCGAGAACAGATCAACCGGCTCATGAATGCGGGCATGGAAGAGATCCAACCCACTGAAGACAACTGGAACATTGCCTTCAAGATCAATTTGAACATCTTCGACTCAGGACTGGTAAGAAAAGGTGTGGAAAAGGCCCAGCAGGAAAAGGAAAAGGCAAAGGCTAACTATGAACTAATCGCCCAATTAATCGAGCTTGAAGTTTCAGCTAGCTACAACGACCTTTTACAAGCGCATAATAGAATTCAGACTGTCTCTTCTCAACTACACCAGGCCCAAGCATTGTATGAAGACTCTTTGGCGACAAAGGCATACAGTGCCTTGACACCGCTAGAGGAAAAGCGTCTGGAAACACTGGTACTGAGCGAGGAAAATGCTCTGAAACAAGCCTATTATGATCACGAGATAGCTAAGGTGAAACTAGGAACAGCAATGGGGCTAGATCCTGAGTGGCTCTTAAGTGTACTTGCCTTTTAG